The Flavobacteriales bacterium genome includes a region encoding these proteins:
- a CDS encoding cytochrome-c peroxidase codes for MLSVSFLVLLAACQKDPEFDDKIIKNTCGTPTNIKFYSYASPMPIPADNPTTEEGIELGRHLFYEKMLSGDNTQACASCHKQGFAFADNVKFSKGIDGFEGTRQAMPIFNQGYAKEFFWDGKANSLEEVMLFPIQSEIEMHESVFKAIKKLQQSDKYPAMFYAAFCDSTITVENTAKAMAQFMRSLVAYSPKMLYNDEGAASRSKAEQLGYEVFIDENKGDCFHCHTTTIFNTTYGFENNGLNADPTKDPGRFAQTGNPQDIGKFKVPSLLNVKYTAPYMHDGRFNTLLEVINFYDTGFQKSPTLSPNIAKHVGLNGKPKSRMTEQEKLALLYFLNRYSDTTLMTKPQYSDPN; via the coding sequence ATGCTCTCAGTTTCTTTTTTAGTATTGTTGGCCGCATGCCAGAAAGATCCTGAATTTGATGACAAGATTATCAAAAATACTTGTGGAACACCTACTAATATCAAATTTTACAGCTATGCTTCGCCTATGCCTATTCCCGCAGATAATCCAACCACCGAGGAAGGTATTGAACTTGGTAGGCACTTGTTTTACGAAAAAATGCTTTCGGGAGACAACACGCAGGCTTGTGCCAGCTGCCACAAACAGGGTTTTGCATTTGCCGACAATGTGAAATTTAGCAAAGGAATTGATGGTTTTGAAGGCACCCGTCAGGCCATGCCCATTTTTAATCAGGGATATGCAAAAGAGTTTTTTTGGGATGGAAAAGCTAATTCTTTGGAGGAGGTTATGCTTTTTCCAATACAATCGGAAATAGAAATGCACGAAAGCGTTTTTAAAGCGATAAAAAAACTTCAGCAAAGCGATAAATATCCAGCCATGTTTTATGCGGCCTTTTGTGACTCTACCATAACGGTTGAAAATACAGCCAAAGCCATGGCTCAATTTATGAGAAGTTTGGTGGCTTACAGCCCCAAAATGCTCTATAACGATGAAGGAGCAGCCTCTCGCTCCAAAGCCGAACAATTGGGATATGAGGTGTTTATTGATGAAAATAAAGGAGACTGCTTTCACTGCCACACCACCACCATTTTTAATACTACCTACGGTTTTGAAAACAATGGCTTGAATGCCGACCCAACCAAAGACCCCGGAAGATTTGCCCAAACAGGTAATCCTCAGGACATAGGAAAATTTAAGGTTCCCTCACTTCTGAATGTGAAATATACAGCTCCATATATGCACGATGGTCGGTTTAATACTCTATTAGAGGTTATTAATTTCTATGATACAGGTTTTCAAAAATCGCCAACGCTTTCGCCGAATATTGCAAAGCATGTTGGTTTAAACGGGAAACCAAAATCAAGAATGACAGAGCAGGAAAAATTAGCGTTACTTTATTTTCTAAACAGATATTCGGATACAACTTTAATGACAAAACCGCAATATTCAGACCCGAATTGA
- the nth gene encoding endonuclease III, with the protein MKKSEKVDFILKKLDELYPNPPIPLHHKDAYTLLVAVLLSAQCTDERVNRITPLLFEKADNPQDMIKLSVEEIQEIIRPCGLSPMKSKGIFGLSKMILELHDGHVPSNFHDLEAMPSVGHKTASVVMAQAFGVPAFPVDTHIHRLAHRWGLSSGKSVEQTEKDLKRLIPKERWNKIHLQIIYYGREHCPARNHVTEECVICRTVNGL; encoded by the coding sequence ATGAAGAAATCAGAAAAAGTAGATTTTATCCTGAAAAAACTGGACGAATTATACCCAAATCCGCCCATTCCTTTGCACCACAAAGATGCCTACACGCTTTTGGTGGCGGTACTGCTTTCGGCACAATGCACTGATGAACGGGTAAATAGGATTACACCATTACTTTTTGAAAAAGCCGATAATCCGCAGGACATGATTAAACTTTCGGTCGAAGAAATACAAGAAATTATTCGGCCATGCGGCTTATCGCCCATGAAATCAAAAGGTATTTTTGGATTAAGTAAAATGATTTTGGAGTTGCATGACGGTCATGTTCCAAGCAATTTTCATGATTTGGAAGCCATGCCTAGTGTGGGACACAAAACAGCTTCGGTTGTAATGGCACAAGCTTTTGGGGTACCCGCATTTCCTGTTGACACGCACATCCATCGACTGGCTCACAGGTGGGGCTTGAGCAGCGGTAAAAGTGTTGAGCAAACGGAAAAGGATTTAAAAAGACTTATACCAAAAGAACGGTGGAACAAAATCCATCTACAAATCATTTATTATGGGCGGGAACATTGTCCGGCCAGAAACCATGTGACGGAAGAATGTGTGATTTGTCGCACTGTTAATGGTTTATAG
- a CDS encoding lipoate--protein ligase family protein produces the protein MAVFISHHSKNPFFNLAAEEYFLHQLEDDVVFLYENENAVVLGKHQNAFDECNITFCEANNIHIIRRLSGGGTVFHGSGNLNFCFIKNGEHADKLIDFKKHLTPINEFLHSLEVRSEFSGRNDLLVDGFKISGNAEHVFSKKKRLIHHGTLLFNADLKRLNAAIKPKENIVFKSHAVKSVRSKVANISDFMKNDLSFEQFKSALADFLISHFECKVIELTENQILEIENLIQSKYQTSEWNLRYSPNFEVVLTLPNSVLELKVEKGLILHAKLDELELIELKGKNYAQETLSNRFPEIDFSVFF, from the coding sequence ATGGCCGTTTTTATTTCGCATCATAGTAAAAATCCATTTTTCAATTTGGCGGCTGAAGAGTATTTTCTGCATCAATTGGAGGACGATGTGGTGTTTTTGTATGAAAATGAAAATGCCGTTGTGTTGGGCAAACATCAAAATGCTTTTGACGAATGTAACATAACTTTTTGCGAAGCCAATAACATACACATTATCAGAAGATTAAGCGGAGGTGGAACGGTTTTTCATGGATCAGGAAATCTCAACTTTTGTTTTATAAAAAATGGTGAGCATGCCGATAAACTTATCGATTTTAAAAAGCATTTAACACCAATAAATGAATTTTTGCATAGCCTTGAGGTTCGGTCAGAATTTAGTGGACGAAACGATTTGCTGGTTGACGGATTTAAAATTTCGGGCAATGCCGAACATGTTTTTTCAAAGAAAAAAAGGCTGATTCATCACGGTACATTGCTTTTTAATGCCGACTTAAAACGCCTAAATGCGGCCATTAAACCAAAGGAAAATATCGTTTTTAAAAGTCATGCCGTAAAATCGGTAAGGAGTAAGGTTGCCAACATTTCGGATTTTATGAAAAATGATTTGAGTTTTGAACAATTCAAATCTGCCTTGGCCGATTTTTTAATTTCACATTTTGAGTGTAAGGTGATAGAACTAACTGAAAATCAAATTCTTGAAATTGAAAATTTAATACAATCAAAATACCAAACCAGTGAATGGAATCTTCGATATTCGCCCAATTTTGAAGTTGTCTTGACTTTGCCAAATTCCGTTTTGGAATTAAAAGTAGAAAAAGGGCTTATACTCCACGCCAAGTTGGATGAACTTGAATTAATCGAACTAAAAGGGAAAAATTATGCCCAAGAAACACTATCAAATCGCTTTCCTGAAATTGATTTTTCGGTATTTTTTTAG
- a CDS encoding polyprenyl synthetase family protein has product MKNYKELLQIYLDYQRENPFEGMPDELYTPANYILELGGKRIRPILVLLAYQLFEKNVVKALPLAHAVEVFHNFTLMHDDIMDNADVRRGKPTVHKKWNQNVAILSGDVMLVKAYQLLEQLETSSEIKMLLMSEFGKMAEEVCVGQQMDMNFETAGIVSEEEYIEMIRLKTAVLLAFSLKAGAILAGASIGEGNLLYEFGIHTGLGFQVMDDYLDTFGNAETFGKKIGGDILENKKTLLWIAANRMAQNNQLAELREWYSSNEISEEKIKNVTALFKTLGVDKFAEDKMNHYFDKAENQIKQLTHLEGITPLMELTKMLQTRTQ; this is encoded by the coding sequence ATGAAAAACTACAAAGAGCTACTTCAGATATATCTGGATTATCAACGAGAAAATCCCTTTGAGGGAATGCCAGACGAGCTTTACACACCTGCCAATTACATTCTTGAACTTGGTGGAAAAAGAATTCGCCCCATATTGGTGTTGTTGGCTTACCAATTGTTTGAAAAGAATGTAGTTAAAGCTCTTCCATTGGCTCATGCCGTTGAGGTTTTTCACAACTTTACTTTAATGCATGACGACATTATGGATAATGCAGATGTGAGAAGAGGAAAGCCTACCGTTCATAAAAAATGGAATCAAAACGTGGCTATTCTAAGCGGTGATGTAATGTTGGTAAAGGCCTATCAATTGCTGGAGCAACTCGAGACTTCTTCCGAAATTAAAATGCTACTTATGTCGGAATTTGGCAAAATGGCGGAAGAAGTATGCGTTGGTCAACAAATGGACATGAATTTTGAAACGGCAGGCATCGTTTCTGAAGAAGAATATATAGAAATGATTCGCCTAAAAACAGCGGTTTTATTGGCCTTTTCTTTAAAAGCCGGAGCTATTTTGGCAGGAGCCAGCATCGGCGAAGGCAATTTGCTCTACGAATTCGGTATCCATACCGGCTTAGGTTTTCAGGTTATGGATGACTATCTTGACACCTTTGGAAATGCGGAAACCTTTGGAAAAAAAATTGGCGGAGATATTCTTGAAAATAAAAAAACGTTGTTGTGGATAGCGGCCAACAGGATGGCTCAAAACAATCAATTGGCCGAATTAAGAGAGTGGTATTCTTCTAACGAAATATCCGAAGAAAAAATTAAAAACGTAACCGCTCTATTTAAAACACTTGGTGTAGATAAATTTGCCGAAGATAAAATGAACCATTATTTTGATAAAGCGGAAAATCAAATTAAGCAACTCACTCATTTAGAAGGCATTACTCCACTTATGGAACTAACTAAAATGCTTCAAACCAGAACCCAATAA